From a single Couchioplanes caeruleus genomic region:
- a CDS encoding DUF6461 domain-containing protein, whose translation MDDLGYARSRVAELGGRFCVTFVKGVDEREALARMGAYPDTVGERAGAQLTGHAAALTAGRWTLVIEPEGAAGSDHVLLEAVSRGTEAVSVLRDDAATPRFTYAVKGTTTVAFDPSFPSPEVTWGTDPGLLQHLMQAAGLREPAGEDEETWRDAEARSLVLAQRITGVRVPEDPLARPRLSARIEPWFVGPARAADLLRPGPRFADLFAAAAAAPDERKRAVAVAEVRRLAGLLGVAGTPGLDAALDEAARGAGRPVPMDSELGRHVRSWLGAAGGTLGMLATALRGVLDRDADVALRAALRPLRAGGTLFDLDKAREAVTAALRAS comes from the coding sequence GTGGATGACCTTGGGTACGCCCGCAGCCGCGTGGCCGAGCTGGGCGGGCGGTTCTGCGTGACCTTCGTCAAGGGCGTGGACGAGCGCGAGGCGCTGGCGCGGATGGGCGCGTACCCCGACACCGTCGGCGAGCGTGCCGGGGCGCAGCTGACGGGTCACGCGGCCGCGCTGACGGCGGGCCGCTGGACGCTGGTGATCGAGCCGGAGGGCGCCGCCGGGTCCGATCACGTGCTGCTGGAGGCGGTCTCGCGGGGCACCGAGGCGGTGTCGGTGCTGCGCGACGATGCGGCCACGCCCCGGTTCACGTACGCGGTCAAGGGCACGACCACCGTCGCCTTCGACCCGTCGTTCCCCTCCCCCGAGGTGACGTGGGGTACCGACCCGGGCCTGCTGCAGCACCTCATGCAGGCGGCCGGGCTGCGCGAGCCGGCCGGCGAGGACGAGGAGACGTGGCGCGACGCCGAGGCCAGGTCGCTGGTGCTGGCGCAGCGGATCACCGGCGTACGCGTGCCGGAGGACCCGCTGGCCCGGCCGCGGCTGTCGGCGCGGATCGAGCCCTGGTTCGTGGGTCCGGCGCGCGCGGCCGACCTGCTGCGCCCGGGCCCCCGGTTCGCCGATCTGTTCGCCGCCGCGGCCGCCGCGCCGGACGAGCGCAAGCGGGCGGTCGCCGTCGCGGAGGTGCGCCGCCTGGCCGGCCTGCTCGGCGTCGCGGGCACGCCCGGGCTGGACGCGGCCCTCGACGAGGCCGCCCGCGGGGCGGGCCGCCCGGTGCCGATGGACTCCGAGCTGGGCCGGCACGTGCGGAGCTGGCTGGGGGCGGCCGGCGGCACGCTCGGCATGCTGGCGACCGCGCTGCGGGGCGTGCTGGACCGCGACGCGGACGTGGCGTTGCGCGCGGCGCTCCGGCCGCTGCGCGCCGGCGGAACCCTGTTCGACCTGGACAAGGCCCGCGAGGCCGTCACGGCGGCGCTGCGGGCCTCCTGA